From Pseudoalteromonas viridis, one genomic window encodes:
- the cas2e gene encoding type I-E CRISPR-associated endoribonuclease Cas2e — MSMCMVVTEAVPPRLRGRLAVWLLEIRAGVYVGDVSKRIREMIWFQVSELAEDGNAVMAWATNTESGFDFITYGENARMPVDFQGLRLVKYTPRADDNQGGD; from the coding sequence ATGAGTATGTGCATGGTTGTGACTGAGGCAGTACCACCTAGGTTAAGAGGCCGCCTGGCAGTTTGGTTGCTGGAGATCCGTGCAGGTGTGTACGTGGGTGACGTAAGTAAACGCATTCGTGAAATGATCTGGTTTCAAGTCAGTGAACTGGCGGAAGACGGCAATGCGGTTATGGCCTGGGCAACCAACACTGAGTCGGGTTTTGATTTTATCACCTATGGTGAAAATGCTCGAATGCCGGTGGATTTTCAAGGGCTAAGGCTGGTGAAGTACACCCCAAGAGCCGATGACAATCAGGGAGGGGATTAG